Genomic segment of Cronobacter dublinensis subsp. dublinensis LMG 23823:
GTCTTCACGGGCGAATGGTACGACGGCCTGTTTGGTCTCGCGGAAACTGAAACCATGAACGACGCATACTGGGACGCGCTGCTGAAAGTGCGCGGCGAAGTGAACAAGGTGATTGAGCAGGCGCGCGCTGATAAGAAAGTCGGCGGGTCGCTGGAAGCCGCGGTCACCCTGTACGCAGAGCCGGAACTGGCGGCGAAGCTCACCGCGCTTGGCGAGGAATTACGATTTGTCCTGTTGACCTCGCAGGCGAAGGTTGAGGATTATGCCAGCGCCGCCGCCGATGCCCAGCAGAGCGAATTGCTCAAAGGGCTGAAAGTGGCGCTTGCAAAAGCCGAAGGTGAGAAGTGCCCGCGCTGCTGGCACTACACCACCGATATCGGCAAGGTGGCGGAACACGCAGAAATCTGCGGTCGCTGTGTCAGCAACGTCGCCGGTGACGGCGAAAAACGTAAGTTCGCCTGATGAGTAAACCGATTCTTTCCACCGGTCTGCGCTGGCTGTGGCTGGTTGTGGTCGTGCTGATTGTCGACCTGGGTAGCAAGGCGTTAATCCTCCAGCACTTTGCGCTGGGGGACACCGTCTCTCTGTTCCCGTCGCTGAATCTGCACTATGCGCGCAACTACGGCGCGGCGTTCAGCTTCCTCGCGGATAAAGGCGGCTGGCAGCGCTGGTTCTTCGCCGGTATCGCTATCGGCATCTGCGTGCTGCTCGCGGTCATGATGTATCGCTCGAAGGCGAGCCAGAAGCTGAACAACATTGCTTACGCGCTGATTATTGGCGGCGCGCTCGGCAATCTGTTCGACCGTCTGTGGCACGGCTTTGTGGTCGATATGATTGATTTCTATGTCGGCGACTGGCATTTCGCCACCTTTAACCTGGCCGATACCGCTATCTGTATCGGCGCGGCGTTAATCGTGCTGGAAGGCTTCCTGCCTAAGCCTGCCGCGAAAGCGCAGGCGTAAATATCAATGCCGGGCGAGGCTTTCGCCCGCCCGGCTTACAGACATTATGGCCTCCCGTAGCCCGGTGCCTGAAAACAAGTGAGCAACCTGCATGTCTACATCAATACAGAGCAACAGCGCGGTGCTGGTGCACTTTACGCTGAAGCTTGAAGACGGCTCCACGGCGGAGTCGAGCCGCAACAGCGGCAAACCCGCGCTGTTCCGCCTGGGCGACGGTTCGCTGTCGCAGGGGCTGGAGCGCGAGCTGCTGGGCCTGCATGCGGGCGATAAAAAAGCGTTTACGCTGCTGCCGGAAGACGCCTTCGGAACGCCGAGCCCGGATCTTATCCAGTACTTCTCCCGCCGCGAGTTTATCGACGCGGGCGAGCCGGACATCGGCGCCATCATGCTGTTTACCGCCATGGACGGCAGCGAAATGCCGGGCGTCATCCGTGAAATCAACGGCGACTCCATTACGGTGGATTTCAACCATCCGCTCGCCGGGCATACCCTTCATTTTGATATAGACGTGCTGGAAATCGATCCGGCGCTGGAGAGTTCTGATGCAGATCCTGTTGGCTAACCCGCGCGGCTTCTGCGCAGGCGTGGACCGCGCTATCAGCATTGTGGAAAACGCGCTGGCGATTTACGGCGCGCCTATCTACGTTCGCCATGAAGTGGTGCATAACCGCTATGTCGTGGACAGCCTGCGCGAGCGCGGCGCAATTTTTATCGAGCAAATCAGCGAGGTGCCGGACGGCGCTATCCTGATTTTCTCCGCGCACGGCGTTTCCCAGGCGGTGCGCAATGAAGCGAAAAGCCGCGACTTAACGGTGTTTGATGCCACCTGTCCGCTGGTCACCAAAGTGCATATGGAAGTGGCGCGCTCCAGCCGCCGCGGCGAAGAAGCAATCCTCATCGGCCACGCCGGTCATCCGGAAGTGGAAGGCACGATGGGCCAGTACAGCAACCCGCAAGGCGGTATGTACCTGGTGGAATCGCCGGATGACGTCTGGAAAATTACGGTCAAGAATGAAGATAACCTCTCCTTTATGACCCAGACGACGCTGTCGGTGGACGACACTTCGGACGTTATTGACGCGCTGCGCCGTCGCTTCCCGAAAATCGTCGGCCCACGCAAAGATGATATCTGCTACGCCACCACCAATCGTCAGGAAGCGGTGCGGGCGCTGGCGGAACAGGCTGACGTGGTGTTAGTGGTAGGCTCGAAAAACTCCTCTAACTCCAACCGCCTGGCGGAACTTGCCCAGCGCATGGGTAAAACCGCGTATCTCATTGATGACGCGAACGACATTCAGGAAGCCTGGGTGCGGAACGCCGCGTGCGTGGGCGTTACCGCAGGCGCGTCGGCGCCGGATATCCTGGTGCAGAACGTCATTGCGCGCCTGAAAGCGCTCGGCGGCAGCGACGCCCACGAGCTCACCGGCCGCGAAGAGAACATCGTGTTCGAAGTGCCGAAGGAGCTGCGCATCGACGCCCGCGAAGTGCAGTAAATTTCACGCGCGTACCGATAACAGCATGCCGGACGGTGAACATCGTCCGGCATTTTTTTATCCGCAAGCAGGCCAGTGATGACAGGACATTGTGTGAAAAAAACGCCGATTATTCTCGATACCGATCCGGGAATTGACGATGCCGTGGCCATCGCCGCCGCGCTGTTCTCGCCTGAGATCGATTTACAGCTCATTACCACCGTGGCAGGTAACGTCAGCGTGGAGAAAACCACCCGCAACGCGCTGCAACTGCTGCATTTCTGGCAGGCTGATGTGCCAGTCGCGCAGGGTGCGGCCACGCCGCTGACGCGCCCGCTGCGCGATGCCGCCTCAATTCACGGCGAATCGGGCATGGATGGTTACGATTTCCCGGCACACGACCGGAAGACCCTTAATGTGCCCGCGTTTCAGGCGATGTATGAACGCCTGATGGCAAGCCCCGAGCCGCTGACGCTTGTCACTATCGGGCCGCTCACCAATATCGCGCTGCTACTGACGCACTACCCGGCGTGTACCGCGAAAATCAACCGGCTGGTGATGATGGGCGGCTCCGCCGGGCGGGGCAACTTCACGCCGAACGCCGAGTTTAATATCGCCATCGATCCCGAAGCGGCCGCGCGGGTGTTTGAGAGCGGCATTGAAATTGTGATGTGCGGGCTCGACGTCACGCATCAGGCGGTACTGACGCCCGACTATCTCGCCGCGCTGCCCGCACTGAACCGGACTGGCCAGCTGCTCCACGCGCTCTTCAGTCACTACCGCGCAGGCAGCATGACAACCGGGCTGCGCATGCACGATCTCTGCGCCATCGCCTGGCTACTCAGGCCTGAGCTGTTTACGCTTAAGCGCTGTTTTGTCGCGGTGGAAACCCGTGGCGACTACACGGCGGGCACCACGGTTGTGGATATCGAGGGCCGGTTAAACCGGCCCGCAAACGCGCAGGTGGCGCTGGATATCGATGTCGCAGCCTTTCGCGAATGGGTGGCGCAGACGCTGGCGCGCGCGCCGTAACTCACGGTCTTATGCAGAGTTTTTCGCTCAGATAGTCGATAAGCACCCGGATTTTGGCGGGCATATGCCGGCCCGCCGACCACAGCAGCCAGAGCCTGCCGGAATAGCTGCTGATAAATTCCCACTCCGCCAGCACCTGAACAATCTCGCCTGCCGCCAGCGCGTCGCCTGCCGTAAAGCGTGGCAGGCTGCCGATGCCGAGATGGCGTTTTACCGCGTCGAGGCGCACGCCGGTATGGTTGGCGGCGTAGCGTCCGTGGGTCTGCACCACCACGCTTTTCCCCTCACGACGAAATTTCCAGCGGGCGTCCACCGCCGTTTCGCCAAGGCTGATGCAGCTGTGCTGACGTAATTCCTGAGGCGTCTGCGGCGTGCCGTGGCGCGCCAGATACTCTGGGGTGGCGCACAGCAGGTGTTCTATCGCCATCAGCGGTTTGCCATACAAGCCGGGAGAGGGCGAATCAGTGATGCGCAGCGCCAGATCCACTTCATCATCAATCAGATCCATATAGCGGTCTTCAAGACGCAGGCAGATGTCGACCTCCTGATAGCGCGCCAGAAATTCTTCCATCAGCGGATGGATCACGAAGCGGCCTACGGCTTTCGGCACGCCGAGCGTCACTCTTCCCTGCGGTGCCTGCGAGGCGGTACCGCCGAGCGCCATGACGTCGCGGGCGGCGTCCATCATACTGGCGGCGCGCTGAAACACACCGCTGCCCGCCTCGCTCAGGCGCAGCTTGCGGGTGGTGCGCACCAGCAGCTTACAGCCCAGTTCGCGCTCAAGGCGTGAGACGCTGCGGCTGACGGAAGAGGGCGTGCTGCCAAGCTTTCGCGCGGCGGCAGAAAAGCTGCCGGTTTCCACCACCTGGACGAAAACCGCGATATCGGGCAGGAGGGCTAAATTCATATTTGTGCGCCTGATGCAAAGGTTCGTTGTTACCACACAGGATTATCGCTGCGGGAATAACAAATATACTGTGTGGTGAACCGGGAGGAAAACAATGACACAACGAGACTACTACCTGAGTGACGCCTTAACGGGCGAAGCGACGGTGCTGCGCTGCGAGCAAAACGCGCAGGGCGACTATGAAGTTGAACTGGACAGGACGCTGTTTCACCCGCAGGGCGGCGGGCAACCTGCCGATAGCGGCACCATCAACGGCGTGCCGGTGCTGCGCGTCGAAAATCGCGGCGACACGGTGATACATCTGCTGGCGCAGCCGCTGGCAACGGGCCCCGCCACGCTTGCGGTCGATGAAACGCTCCGCACCCGCCACACCCGCTGGCACTCGGCGGGGCATTTGATTGGCTACGCGGGCGAACAACTCGGCTGGCGGCCTGTCAAGGCGCACCACTGGCCGGGCGAGGGCAAAATCACCTTTGCGCCCGATACGGCGACGGACGCGCCCGAGCGCGAGGCGTTTACCGCGGCGATAACGCAGTGGGTTGCCGCCAGTCTGCCGCGTCAGGTGGATTTCGTCGACGGACGTCGCCAGGTGCGGTTCGGCGATCTGCCGGTCTACGGCTGCGGCGGTACGCATGTCGTGTCGCTCTCGCAGGTCGGTGAGGTCACGCTCACCAGTATTAAAGTGAAAAAAGGGCAGCTGCTGGTGGCGTACGAGCTGACGGATTAACCCTCGGGGCAGGCGAAAATGCCTGCCTGCATCGACAACAATGCCCTTATAAATTGCAGGCTTTCTACGCCTTTTACTGATATCCCCGCCGTTTTGTCATAAATTTCTAATTATCCCTGTTTTCAGCTGGCGGCCTGCGGGCAGGCTGGTTAACCTGAGAACGATTTCTAAGCAATCTGAAGAGTATAAATATGCATGAAGCACAGGTCCGCGTCGCGATCGCGGGGGCGAGTGGCCGCATGGGGCGCCAGTTAATCCAGGCAGCCATTTCAATGGATGGCGTGGCGCTGGGCGCGGCGCTGGTACGCGAAGGCTCAACGCTGCTGGGTGCCGACGCCGGCGAGCTGGCGGGCGCAGGCGCGACGGGCGTTATCCTCCAGAGCAGCCTTGAGGCGGTGAAAGATGACTTCGACGTGCTTATCGATTTCACCCGACCGGAAGGTACGCTCGCGTATCTGGCGTTCTGCCGCGCACACGGTAAAGGCATGGTTATCGGCACTACCGGCTTTGACGATGCCGGTAAAGCTGCCATTCGTGATGCCGCGACGGCGATCCCGGTGGTTTTCGCCGCCAATTTCAGCGTCGGCGTTAACGTGATGCTTAAGCTGCTTGAAAAAGCGGCGCAGGTGATGGGCGATTACACCGATATCGAAATTATTGAGGCGCACCACCGTCATAAAGTGGATGCGCCTTCCGGCACTGCGCTGGCGATGGGCGAGGCGATTGCCGGTGCGCTGAATAAAGATCTGAAAAGCTGCGCCGTGTACGCGCGCGAAGGTTATACCGGTGAGCGGGAGCCCGGCACCATTGGATTTGCCACGGTACGCGCGGGCGATATCGTCGGTGAGCACACCGCCCTGTTTGCCGATGTCGGCGAGCGCATTGAAATTACCCATAAAGCCTCCAGCCGGATGACTTTTGCTAACGGCGCGGTTCGCGCGGCATTGTGGCTGAAGGGTCGTAAAAATGGCTTTTTTGATATGCGGGACGTGCTGGGGCTTAACGAATTGTGATTTTTGTTATCCATCGTGATGTGGTCATTACAATCATAACGTTTTGATTGAGAGGGCAATAATTTATTGCCCTTTTTTATTTTTGATTTTTTAAGGGTTTGGTTAGGACATTTCAATGAAATTGGAAAAATTTACGTTTTAGGTGTGTTTTTTGGTTATCAGGTTGTGAATTTTGACCGTTTGGTCCACTTTAAAAGCTGTGTTATGATTCCTCTTTACTTTTCTCGCGTCGCAACCGTTTTCTGCGCTTCGTTTTCTTTGTTTTTTGCCTGTCATTTCTCTTGTTTTTATTAAAGCCGCCAAAAAAACAATAAAAAGTACGTTTTTGGGTAGACTTTCCCCCACCTTCTCTCTAGAATGCCGCCGTTTGCCAAAAATTCGCTATTCAGGCGGTTTTGCGTTGATTTAGCCATGCTGGTTGAATTAATATGCAAATAAATTGACTGTTTATTCCCTGGAGGACGTTTTGATTAAGTCAGCGCTGTTGGTTCTGGAAGACGGGACCCAATTCTACGGTCGGGCCATCGGGGCAACAGGTACGGCAGTAGGGGAAGTTGTTTTCAATACTTCTATGACCGGTTATCAAGAAATCCTCACTGATCCTTCCTACTCCCGCCAGATTGTCACTCTTACTTATCCTCATATTGGTAATGTCGGTACGAACGACGCCGACGCCGAGTCCTCCCGGGTACATGCGCAGGGTCTTGTGATCCGCGATTTGCCGCTGATTGCCAGCAACTACCGCAGCACCGAGGATCTCTCTTCTTACCTGAAGCGCCATAACATCGTGGCGATTGCCGATATCGATACCCGCAAGCTGACACGTCTGCTGCGTGAGAAAGGCGCTCAGAACGGCTGCATCATCGCAGGGGATAATGTCGATGCCGCGCTGGCGCTCGAGAAAGCGCAGGCCTTCCCGGGCCTGAACGGTATGGATCTCGCGAAAGAAGTGACTACGACGGAAGCCTGGAGCTGGACACAGGGCAGCTGGACGCTCAAAGACGAACTGCCGGAAGCGAAGAAAGAAGAAGAACTGCCTTACCACGTGGTGGCTTACGACTACGGCGTGAAGCGCAACATCCTGCGTATGCTGGTGGACCGCGGCTGCCGCCTGACGGTAGTCCCGGCGCAGACCCCGGCGGAAGACGTGCTGAAAATGAACCCGGACGGCATCTTCCTCTCAAACGGTCCTGGCGACCCGGCGCCATGCGATTACGCCATCAGTGCCATCAAGTCCTTCCTGGAAACCGACATCCCGGTATTCGGCATCTGTCTCGGCCATCAGCTGCTGGCGCTGGCGAGCGGGGCGAAAACCGTGAAGATGAAGTTCGGCCACCACGGCGGCAACCATCCGGTCAAAGATCTCGACAATAACTGCGTGATGATCACCGCTCAGAACCACGGCTTTGCGGTCGATGAAGCATCGATGCCCGCCACGCTGCGTGTGACCCACAAATCCCTGTTTGATAACACCCTACAGGGTATTCACCGCACCGATAAACCGGCGTTCAGCTTCCAGGGGCACCCTGAAGCGAGCCCCGGCCCGCACGACGCCGCGCCACTGTTCGATCATTTCATCGAACTTATTGAGCAATACCGTAAGACAGCTAAATAATCAGGAGCCCGAGAGAAAATGCCAAAACGTACAGACATTAAAAGCATCCTGATCCTTGGCGCAGGCCCGATTGTTATCGGCCAGGCGTGCGAATTCGACTACTCCGGCGCGCAGGCGTGTAAAGCGCTGCGTGAAGAGGGCTACCGCGTTATCCTGGTGAACTCCAACCCGGCAACCATCATGACCGACCCGGAGATGGCCGACGCGACGTACATCGAGCCCATCCACTGGGAAGTTGTGCGCAAAATCATCGAAAAAGAGCGCCCGGACGCGGTGCTGCCGACGATGGGCGGCCAGACGGCGCTGAACTGCGCGCTGGAGCTGGAGCGTCAGGGCGTGCTGGAAGAGTTTGGCGTGACCATGATTGGCGCGACTGCCGACGCGATTGATAAAGCCGAAGACCGCCGCCGTTTTGACGTGGCGATGAAGAAAATCGGTCTGGAAACCGCGCGCTCCGGCATCGCCCATACGATGGACGAAGCGCTGGCGGTCGCGGCAGATGTCGGTTACCCGTGCATCATTCGTCCGTCCTTTACGATGGGCGGCACCGGCGGCGGCATCGCGTATAACCGCGAAGAGTTCGAAGAGATCTGCGCCCGCGGCCTCGACCTTTCCCCGACCAAAGAGCTGCTGATTGACGAGTCGCTGATCGGCTGGAAAGAGTACGAGATGGAAGTGGTGCGTGATAAGAACGACAACTGCATCATCGTCTGCTCTATCGAAAACTTCGACGCGATGGGTATCCATACCGGCGACTCCATCACCGTGGCCCCGGCCCAGACGCTGACCGACAAGGAATACCAGATCATGCGTAACGCCTCGATGGCGGTACTGCGTGAAATCGGCGTCGAAACCGGCGGTTCCAACGTGCAGTTTGCGGTGAACCCGAAAAATGGCCGCCTGATTGTTATCGAGATGAACCCGCGCGTGTCGCGCTCCTCGGCGCTGGCGTCCAAAGCGACCGGTTTCCCGATTGCCAAAATTGCGGCAAAACTGGCGGTGGGTTACACCCTCGACGAGCTGATGAACGACATCACCGGCGGCCGCACGCCAGCATCGTTCGAGCCGTCCATCGACTATGTCGTCACCAAAATCCCGCGCTTTAACTTTGAAAAATTCGCAGGCGCCAACGACCGCCTGACCACCCAGATGAAATCCGTCGGCGAAGTGATGGCGATTGGCCGCACCCAGCAGGAATCGATGCAGAAAGCGCTGCGCGGCCTGGAAGTGGGCGCGACCGGTTTCGACCCGAAAGTCAGCCTTGACGACCCGGAAGCGCTGACCAAAATCCGCCGCGAGTTGAAAGACGCGGGCGCCGAGCGTATCTGGTACATCGCTGATGCCTTCCGTGCAGGGCTGTCCGTTGACGGTGTTTTCAATCTTACTAACATCGACCGCTGGTTCCTGGTGCAGATTGAAGAGCTGGTGCGCCTGGAAGAGCAGGTCGCCGAGCAGGGCATTAACGGCCTTGATGCCGATTTCCTGCGGATGCTCAAGCGTAAAGGCTTCGCCGATGCGCGTCTGGCGAAACTCGCGGGCGTCAGCGAGTCGGAAATCCGCAAGCTGCGCGAACAGTACAACCTGCACCCGGTCTACAAGCGTGTGGATACCTGCGCGGCGGAATTCGCCACCGATACCGCCTACATGTACTCCACCTATGAAGATGAGTGCGAGGCCAACCCGAACCAGGATCGCGAAAAAATCATGGTGCTGGGCGGCGGGCCGAACCGTATCGGCCAGGGCATTGAGTTCGACTACTGCTGCGTACACGCCGCACTGGCGCTGCGCGAAGACGGCTACGAGACCATCATGGTCAACTGTAACCCGGAAACGGTTTCGACCGACTACGACACTTCCGACCGTCTCTACTTCGAGCCGGTGACGCTGGAAGACGTGCTGGAAATCGTGCGCATCGAGAAGCCGAAAGGCGTTATCGTGCAGTACGGCGGCCAGACCCCGCTGAAACTGGCGCGCGCGCTGGAAGCAGCAGGCGTGCCGGTTATCGGCACCAGCCCGGATGCTATCGACCGCGCCGAAGACCGCGAGCGTTTCCAGCAGGCGGTAGACCGTCTGAAGCTGAAGCAGCCGGCGAACGCCACCGTCACCGCCATTGAGATGGCCGTTGAGAAGGCGAAAGAAATCGGCTACCCGCTGGTGGTGCGCCCGTCTTATGTGCTGGGTGGCCGCGCGATGGAAATCGTCTACGACGAAGCCGACCTGCGTCGCTACTTCCAGACGGCGGTCAGCGTCTCCAACGACGCGCCAGTTCTGCTGGACCGCTTCCTGGACGACGCCGTTGAAGTGGACGTGGACGCCATCTGCGACGGCGAAAAGGTGCTGATTGGCGGCATTATGGAACACATCGAGCAGGCGGGCGTGCACTCCGGCGACTCCGCGTGCTCGCTGCCAGCCTATACCTTAAGCCAGGAAATTCAGGACGTGATGCGCCAGCAGGTACAGAAGCTGGCCTTCGAGCTCCAGGTGCGCGGCCTGATGAACGTCCAGTTCGCGGTCAAAGACAACGAAGTCTACCTGATTGAAGTGAACCCGCGCGCCGCGCGTACCGTGCCGTTCGTCTCCAAAGCCACCGGCGTGCCGCTGGCGAAAGTGGCGGCGCGCGTAATGGTCGGCCAGACGCTGAGCGAGCAGGGCGTGACTAAAGAAATCATCCCGCCGTACTACTCGGTGAAAGAAGTGGTGCTGCCGTTCAATAAATTCCCGGGCGTCGACCCGCTGCTGGGGCCGGAAATGCGCTCCACCGGCGAAGTCATGGGCGTGGGTCGCACCTTCGCGGAGGCGTTCGCCAAAGCGCAGCTCGGCAGCAACTCCACCATGAAGAAACAGGGCCGCGCGCTGCTCTCGGTGCGTGAAGGCGATAAAGAGCGCGTGGTGGATCTCGCCGCCAAGCTGCTGAAGTTCGGCTTCGAGCTCGACGCGACGCACGGCACCGCGATTGTGCTGGGCGAGGCTGGCATTAACCCGCGTCTGGTGAACAAGGTGCATGAAGGGCGTCCGCACATTCAGGACCGTATCAAGAATGGCGAATACACCTACATCATCAACACCACCGCAGGCCGCCAGGCGATTGAAGACTCCAAGCTGATTCGCCGCAGCGCCCTGCAGTACAAAGTGCATTACGACACGACGCTGAACGGCGGCTTCGCCACCGCCATGGCGCTAAACGCGGATGCCAAAGAAAAAGTGATTTCCGTGCAGGAGATGCACGCGCAAATCACGAAGTAAGCGGTCATGCATGACCAAAAAGCCAGCGTAAGCTGGCTTTTTTTTCGGGCGCCCCCCTAAATTTGATAGCCAATTAATTTTTCATTCCGGTGTGGTCATCCGTTACCCTTAAGGCCGTATCGTTTACCGAAGTCCAGTTTCACGTTCAAGGAGAAACACGTGTTAAAAAGAGCCATGCTTTTGGGTGCCTGTCTGGCATTGACCGCCTGCTTTGGCGGCAATGAGAGCCGAGAATTTCTGATTGATAACCCGACCGGGAAACCCTTAGCAATTTCTGTCGATGATCAGAAAATCACGGTTCCGGCTAAAGAATCACAAAATATTAAACTGGACGCGGGTCAACACACGCTGACGCTGGAAAATGGCGATAAAGTCAAATTCAGCGTATTTGGCGCCTGGCCTCGCTCGGGCGTCAGCGGGTTAATTAACCCGACCCGTACTCGCTATATTTATGTGATACAAAAATATCTGGCGGAAGGGGTAAAACCTACTTCTGAAAATGGCGATGTGCATAACCTGACGATTGACGGGGAGACTGTTACTGGTCCGTTCGAAGATATGGGCAGCGAGCTCTTTATCGATAACTCAATGAAAAACTGGGAGCTGCAGCCGACAGAAGCCTTCCCGGAATCGATGTCATCGACCTCTGCCGATAACTACAAAACCAAAATTTTCCGCGTTGAGGACTTTAAGCATTTTTATAACAACGAGTTCTCTCCGTCAGTGGAATACACGGAGAATATGCGCATCACGGATTCGAGCTATCAGCCGCCAGCTATCACCGCAAATTTCAAATCTCCTGAACTTCAGCAGAACCTGAATGAAGCCACCAAAATTTATAATGACTTTATTCACGCGCCGTCGGCGGACGATCAGAAAGATCTGCTGAAAGCGTTTGAAAAACAGAACCGGGAGAAATGGCGCAGCCCTCAGGCGGGCGGTGAAGAACTGACCCGTTATTACGAAGTGATGACCAATATTAACCACACCATGATGGGCACGATCCTCGAGCTCAAGCCGTAATAGCTGACCGCCGGGCATCCGCATAGCGTGTGCCCGGCCTCAGAACCTTCTGTATTTCCACACGTTATCAGTACATACATCTAAAATAATAAGGTGATTGATTAAAACCAACGAAAAGCAGGGAGAACACCATGCGATCGAACCTACTGTTAACGTCCATTTTTGCTGCCGCTACACTGTTTACCGTGGCGGGCTGTTCATCCAATCAGGCTGTCAAAACCACGGATGGCAACACCGTTGTCACCGACGGTAAACCGGAAGTCGATAAAGATACTGGCCTGGTGTCGTATAAAAACGCGCAGACCGGCCAGACCGAGCAGATTAACCGCGATCAGGTTAAATCCATGAGCGAGCTGGATAACTAACGCGACCCGTACTCCACCGCCCGCGTCCGGCATTCGCCGTATTCATGCGCCGGGCGGTGAATTCCCGTCAGTCGTGGTCCTGAACCGCGACGCCTTCCCCCGTTGTGACAACCGAAAATCCCCGCGTGATATACCTGTGCGACGTCGTGTCGACGGCCGCGCTATAGGTCTTGTCCGGCGCAAAATGAAAATCGTCAAACACCGGCGCGCAGCGACGCGCGTCCAGCATCAACGCCTTTGTCACCAGATTCTTTTCATAAACATCGGCTTGCGCCTCGTCACTCCAGACGCTCACGCGCAGGATTTTTTCCGGCGTGGGTACGTATTCTTCATCGACGGATACGCAGACCTTTCCGTCGGCGACCGCGGTTTGCGCGGGCAGAAAACTGACGCGATCGCCGAGAAAACACCCTGAAAGGAGGCAGGCCAGCGCGGGAATAAGTGATTTTTTCATAGCGGCAATCCTTGCGGCGCAGATGATGGAGTGAACATTATGCCTGCCCGCGCGGAGGCTGGCACCCGTGAATGCGCCGCGCCGCGTGTCGGCGGGCGGTATTCACGCCAATATCCCTGCGGATTGTCCCTGTAAGCGCGCCCGTTAACTGGCTACACTCATTCCATTCCTCTAACGGGCAGCGACACAGGCAAGGTTATGATTTTAATTATTTATGCGCATCCCTATCCGCGCCACTCCCACGCCAACCGGCGGATGCTGGAGCACGTGCAGGGACTGGACGAACTCGAAGTGCGCTCGCTTTACCAGCTTTACCCTGATTTCAATATTAACGTCGCCGCCGAACAGGAGGCGCTCGCCCGCGCCGATTTAATCGTCTGGCAGCATCCGATGCAGTGGTACAGCGTGCCGCCGCTTTTCAAGCTCTGGATCGATAAAGTGCTGGCTCACGGCTGGGCCTACGGTAAAGGCGCCACGGCGCTGAAGGGCAAAAGCGTGCTGTGGGCGGTGACGACAGGCGGCGATAAACACCATTTTGACATCGGCGATCATCCGGGTTTTGACGTGCTCGCCCAGCCGCTGCAGGCGACGGCGCTCTATTGCGGTCTCAACTGGCTGACGCCCTACGTCATGCATCGCACCTTTGTATGTGATGACGAAACGCTGGAAGGCAAGGCGCGCGAATATCAAAAACGGTTAACCGACTGGCAGGAGCATCACCATGGATAGTCATACTCTCATTCAGGCGCTGATCTACCTGGGGTCGGCGGCGCTGATCGTGCCGGTCGCGGTGCGCCTCGGGCTCGGCTCGGTGCTCGGTTATCTGATTGCGGGCGGGCTGATTGGCCCGTGGGGATTGCGGCTGGTGACGGACGCGCAGGCTATCCTGCATTTTGCCGAAATCGGCGTGGTGCTGATGCTGTTTGTCATTGGCCTTGAACTGGATCCGCAACGCCTGTGGAAGCTGCGCGCGTCGGTGTTTGGCGGCGGGGCGTTGCAGATGGGCGCATGCGGCTTGCTGCTCGGCGGCTTT
This window contains:
- the lspA gene encoding signal peptidase II, with the translated sequence MSKPILSTGLRWLWLVVVVLIVDLGSKALILQHFALGDTVSLFPSLNLHYARNYGAAFSFLADKGGWQRWFFAGIAIGICVLLAVMMYRSKASQKLNNIAYALIIGGALGNLFDRLWHGFVVDMIDFYVGDWHFATFNLADTAICIGAALIVLEGFLPKPAAKAQA
- the fkpB gene encoding FKBP-type peptidyl-prolyl cis-trans isomerase encodes the protein MSTSIQSNSAVLVHFTLKLEDGSTAESSRNSGKPALFRLGDGSLSQGLERELLGLHAGDKKAFTLLPEDAFGTPSPDLIQYFSRREFIDAGEPDIGAIMLFTAMDGSEMPGVIREINGDSITVDFNHPLAGHTLHFDIDVLEIDPALESSDADPVG
- the ispH gene encoding 4-hydroxy-3-methylbut-2-enyl diphosphate reductase, with the protein product MQILLANPRGFCAGVDRAISIVENALAIYGAPIYVRHEVVHNRYVVDSLRERGAIFIEQISEVPDGAILIFSAHGVSQAVRNEAKSRDLTVFDATCPLVTKVHMEVARSSRRGEEAILIGHAGHPEVEGTMGQYSNPQGGMYLVESPDDVWKITVKNEDNLSFMTQTTLSVDDTSDVIDALRRRFPKIVGPRKDDICYATTNRQEAVRALAEQADVVLVVGSKNSSNSNRLAELAQRMGKTAYLIDDANDIQEAWVRNAACVGVTAGASAPDILVQNVIARLKALGGSDAHELTGREENIVFEVPKELRIDAREVQ
- the rihC gene encoding ribonucleoside hydrolase RihC; translation: MKKTPIILDTDPGIDDAVAIAAALFSPEIDLQLITTVAGNVSVEKTTRNALQLLHFWQADVPVAQGAATPLTRPLRDAASIHGESGMDGYDFPAHDRKTLNVPAFQAMYERLMASPEPLTLVTIGPLTNIALLLTHYPACTAKINRLVMMGGSAGRGNFTPNAEFNIAIDPEAAARVFESGIEIVMCGLDVTHQAVLTPDYLAALPALNRTGQLLHALFSHYRAGSMTTGLRMHDLCAIAWLLRPELFTLKRCFVAVETRGDYTAGTTVVDIEGRLNRPANAQVALDIDVAAFREWVAQTLARAP
- a CDS encoding LysR family transcriptional regulator, which produces MNLALLPDIAVFVQVVETGSFSAAARKLGSTPSSVSRSVSRLERELGCKLLVRTTRKLRLSEAGSGVFQRAASMMDAARDVMALGGTASQAPQGRVTLGVPKAVGRFVIHPLMEEFLARYQEVDICLRLEDRYMDLIDDEVDLALRITDSPSPGLYGKPLMAIEHLLCATPEYLARHGTPQTPQELRQHSCISLGETAVDARWKFRREGKSVVVQTHGRYAANHTGVRLDAVKRHLGIGSLPRFTAGDALAAGEIVQVLAEWEFISSYSGRLWLLWSAGRHMPAKIRVLIDYLSEKLCIRP
- a CDS encoding alanyl-tRNA editing protein — translated: MTQRDYYLSDALTGEATVLRCEQNAQGDYEVELDRTLFHPQGGGQPADSGTINGVPVLRVENRGDTVIHLLAQPLATGPATLAVDETLRTRHTRWHSAGHLIGYAGEQLGWRPVKAHHWPGEGKITFAPDTATDAPEREAFTAAITQWVAASLPRQVDFVDGRRQVRFGDLPVYGCGGTHVVSLSQVGEVTLTSIKVKKGQLLVAYELTD
- the dapB gene encoding 4-hydroxy-tetrahydrodipicolinate reductase — its product is MHEAQVRVAIAGASGRMGRQLIQAAISMDGVALGAALVREGSTLLGADAGELAGAGATGVILQSSLEAVKDDFDVLIDFTRPEGTLAYLAFCRAHGKGMVIGTTGFDDAGKAAIRDAATAIPVVFAANFSVGVNVMLKLLEKAAQVMGDYTDIEIIEAHHRHKVDAPSGTALAMGEAIAGALNKDLKSCAVYAREGYTGEREPGTIGFATVRAGDIVGEHTALFADVGERIEITHKASSRMTFANGAVRAALWLKGRKNGFFDMRDVLGLNEL